One genomic region from Rosa rugosa chromosome 1, drRosRugo1.1, whole genome shotgun sequence encodes:
- the LOC133726562 gene encoding GDSL esterase/lipase At3g27950, with product MDLVRLLCAVLGILALRVNAGGSGSCRFPAIYNFGDSNSDTGAISAAIEEVPPPNGESFFGHSSGRFSDGRLVIDFIAEKLQLPYLSPYLDSLGTNFRHGANFATGGSSIRPGGYSPFHLGIQVSQFVRFKSQSIALYKQLSSNTQSLPRPEDFSKALYTIDIGQNDLAYGFQHGTIQQVRASIPDILTQLDQAMNKLYKEGARFFWVHNTGPHGCLPYNVIYDKSKPGNLDRIGCVKPTNEVAQEFNRQLKNSILNLRKQLPLAVFTYVDVYSAKYTVISNAKNEGFVDPFDFCCGSYKGYHIDCGKKAIVNGTVYGNPCNNPSRHISWDGIHYSQAANILLANQIINGSLSDPPVSITEACHG from the exons ATGGATCTTGTGAGGCTACTCTGTGCAGTACTCGGCATTTTAGCTCTGCGAGTGAATGCTGGTGGTTCTGGGAGTTGTAGGTTTCCTGCCATATACAACTTTGGTGACTCAAACTCCGATACCGGCGCTATATCAGCCGCCATAGAAGAGGTTCCTCCTCCCAATGGTGAAAGTTTCTTTGGACATTCTTCTGGACGCTTTTCTGATGGTCGCCTTGTTATAGATTTCATAG CTGAGAAGTTGCAGCTACCATATCTCAGTCCATACTTGGACTCACTTGGGACTAATTTCAGGCATGGTGCAAATTTTGCAACTGGCGGTTCATCCATTAGGCCAGGCGGTTATAGCCCGTTTCATCTCGGCATTCAAGTTTCACAGTTCGTAAGATTCAAGTCTCAATCCATAGCCCTCTACAAGCAACTAAGTTCAAACA CTCAAAGCCTTCCTAGGCCGGAGGACTTCTCAAAAGCTTTGTACACAATTGATATTGGTCAGAATGATCTTGCCTATGGTTTTCAACACGGGACGATTCAGCAAGTTCGAGCCTCCATTCCTGATATTCTCACTCAGTTAGACCAAGCCATGAAT AAACTATACAAAGAAGGGGCAAGGTTTTTTTGGGTGCATAACACAGGCCCTCATGGGTGCTTGCCCTATAATGTCATCTATGACAAATCAAAGCCAGGTAATCTGGACCGGATTGGCTGCGTGAAGCCTACCAACGAGGTGGCTCAGGAGTTCAATCGGCAGCTTAAGAACAGCATATTAAACTTGAGGAAGCAGCTCCCTCTTGCAGTATTCACTTATGTCGATGTGTATTCAGCTAAATATACAGTGATAAGCAACGCGAAAAATGAAG GTTTTGTGGATCCATTCGACTTCTGCTGTGGCAGTTACAAGGGGTACCATATTGATTGTGGAAAGAAGGCCATAGTGAATGGAACGGTATATGGCAACCCTTGTAATAATCCATCAAGACATATTAGTTGGGATGGCATACACTACTCTCAGGCAGCAAACATATTGCTTGCCAATCAAATTATTAACGGCTCACTATCTGATCCACCAGTTTCAATCACAGAGGCTTGTCATGGGTGA
- the LOC133726560 gene encoding protein KINESIN LIGHT CHAIN-RELATED 2: protein MPGLAMDEVNVNGVVDEQSGEYTPHKEGYNQQGSPRSPLSPQSPHSDSIGMPMDGRIDTSIEQLYHNVCEMQSSDQSPSRASFGSFGAESRIDSELNHLVGYVHRDVEVRKEVVVETREDSTSTPEKENVSVGTKVKMQSPKFSPRSKSPNQRPPLDKRSPRNASSVMSKNKLRSLALRGMKLQNGVEDPSVEGLDSPDLGPFLLKQARDMISAGESPRKALELARQAVKSFEKCTTEKPSLELVMCLHVLASIHCSLGQYNEAIPVLERAIDIPAIEDGHDHALAKFAGCMQLGDIYAMTGQIENSILFYTAGMEIQRQVLGETDPRFGETCRYVAEAHVQALQFDEAEKLCLMALEIHRENGSLASLEEAADRRLMGLICDSKGDYEAALEHYVLAGMSMSANGHETDAASIDCSIGDAYLALARYDEAVFAFQKALTVFKTTKGETHPAVASVYVRLADLYNKIGKFKESKSYCENAHKIYGKPNPGITAEEIASGLIDVSAIYQSMNDLEQALKLLKKALKMFGDSPGQQSTIAGIEAQMGVMYYMMGNYSDSYNTFKSSTTKFRASGEKKSALFGIALNQMGLACVQCYSINEAADLFEEARNILEKEYGPYHPDTLGVYSNLAGTYDAMGRLDDAIEILEYVVGMREEKLGTANPDVADEKRRLAVLLKEAGRVRSRKPRSLETLLDTANPQIRRSDIIEVL from the exons ATGCCTGGATTAGCTATGGATGAAGTGAATGTGAATGGGGTAGTAGATGAGCAGAGTGGAGAGTATACACCTCACAAGGAAGGCTATAACCAGCAAGGCTCTCCGAGAAGTCCATTGAGTCCTCAAAGTCCTCATAGTGACTCCATTGGTATGCCTATGGATGGCCGGATTGACACCTCGATTGAGCAGCTGTATCACAATGTATGTGAAATGCAGAGCTCTGATCAATCTCCATCCAGGGCTAGTTTTGGATCGTTTGGAGCTGAGTCGAGGATTGATTCAGAGTTGAATCATCTTGTTGGGTATGTTCATCGAGATGTGGAGGTAAGGAAAGAGGTTGTTGTAGAAACCAGAGAGGATAGTACTTCAACtcctgaaaaagaaaatgtgtCTGTGGGAACAAAGGTGAAGATGCAATCTCCTAAGTTCAGTCCTAGGAGCAAATCTCCCAATCAGAGGCCTCCCCTTGACAAGAGGAGTCCAAGAAATGCAAGTTCAGTGATGTCGAAGAACAAGCTGAGAAGTTTAGCTTTACGAGGGATGAAGCTTCAGAATGGAGTCGAGGATCCCTCTGTGGAGGGATTGGATAGCCCTGATCTTGGACCCTTCTTGCTTAAGCAAGCAAGGGATATGATTTCTGCTGGTGAAAGTCCCCGGAAGGCGCTTGAGTTGGCTCGTCAGGCAGTGAAATCATTTGAGAAATGTACAACCGAGAAACCCAGTTTAGAGTTGGTCATGTGTTTGCATGTTTTGGCATCAATCCATTGCAGCTTAGGCCAGTACAATGAGGCAATTCCAGTTCTTGAGCGAGCCATTGATATTCCAGCTATAGAGGATGGCCATGACCACGCACTAGCCAAGTTTGCAGGGTGCATGCAATTGGGTGACATTTATGCAATGACCGGTCAGATTGAGAATTCAATACTGTTCTACACAGCAGGTATGGAGATACAAAGGCAAGTCTTGGGAGAAACAGACCCTCGATTTGGTGAGACATGTCGCTATGTAGCTGAGGCTCATGTCCAAGCATTGCAGTTTGATGAGGCTGAGAAGCTGTGTCTAATGGCCCTTGAAATCCACAGAGAGAATGGTTCTCTTGCTTCACTAGAGGAGGCGGCAGATAGAAGACTCATGGGACTTATCTGTGACTCAAAAGGAGATTATGAAGCTGCTCTTGAGCATTATGTTTTAGCAGGCATGTCCATGTCTGCCAATGGCCACGAAACAGATGCAGCTTCAATTGATTGCAGTATTGGAGATGCTTATCTGGCCTTGGCTCGGTATGATGAGGCAGTCTTTGCTTTCCAGAAAGCACTGACTGTGTTTAAGACCACTAAAGGAGAGACACATCCAGCAGTAGCTTCTGTTTATGTCCGGTTAGCTGATCTTTACAACAAGATAGGGAAGTTTAAGGAGTCCAAGTCATACTGTGAAAATGCACATAAAATCTACGGGAAGCCAAATCCTGGAATCACTGCAGAAGAGATTGCTAGCGGTCTTATTGATGTTTCTGCTATCTATCAATCTATGAATGATTTGGAGCAGGCCCTCAAGTTACTCAAGAAGGCTTTGAAGATGTTTGGTGATTCCCCAGGTCAACAAAGTACAATTGCAGGAATTGAGGCTCAGATGGGGGTCATGTATTATATGATGGGAAATTACTCAGACTCCTACAACACCTTCAAGAGTTCCACAACCAAGTTCAGGGCCAGTGGAGAGAAAAAATCAGCCTTGTTTGGGATTGCTCTGAACCAAATGGGTCTAGCCTGTGTGCAGTGCTATTCAATAAACGAGGCTGCAGACCTGTTTGAAGAAGCCAGGAATATCTTAGAGAAGGAATACGGGCCATATCACCCTGATACATTGGGCGTGTATAGTAATTTGGCTGGCACATATGATGCAATGGGCAG GTTGGATGATGCCATTGAAATTTTGGAATATGTTGTTGGGATGAGAGAAGAGAAGCTTGGAACGGCAAATCCTGATGTGGCCGATGAGAAGCGGAGGTTGGCTGTGTTGTTGAAAGAAGCAGGCAGGGTGAGGAGCAGGAAACCAAGATCACTAGAGACACTTCTCGACACTGCCAACCCCCAAATTAGAAGAAGTGACATTATTGAGGTACTGTGA